The following nucleotide sequence is from Oryzias melastigma strain HK-1 linkage group LG3, ASM292280v2, whole genome shotgun sequence.
TGGTGTTTACacttatttattgttgtttaaacACTTCAGGCATCTATAAATTGTACTGAAAGACGAGTCAAACTGGTGAAGAACAACGTTTATCACTTTAAGTTTTAGGCATCCAAAGGGACAggatagcaaaaaaaactttgcttcTCTGTGATGCATGTAATGTGACCCTTTTACTTAAAAATCTGTATTCAAATTTGTGTTTGGAGTaaggactttttaaaaacaaattactgttaagtgaaaaaaactaaagcaaaatatCTGAGTAAAATCTGCCAGGTTGATATAATTCACAGaaacatgtaataaaaaattaacatatttaattaaacagctttctaaaataacaacagcaaagggtggattaaaaaaattaaatgatcaaaaatgattGATCATTCTTTCAAAAATTGGTTTATCAAATCCATCAATCAATTTTTCTATTTCCAAGCATGaaattgattagaaaaaaatttgtttttttatttgaaattttaaaaatctattttgaatGGAATTGGGTGGAATTGTATgatattgtaaattaaaataattagttttatttgataatttggcagtaatactcagaaaaaatacacaaagattTCCATGTTGCTGctgaacaataataaaatgcatttactCTCTCAAAAAGTCCTCTGAGTTGCACAACCTGAAGTTGTCCAGATTGCCACTAGTAGTAGCAACAGGAAATATCTTgatctttcagaataaaagtgatcatttgtctttttccaTACATACAAATGTATATTTGAACCCACATTGCACCCTATAACTATCAAAAAGGGCTATCGTCTAATTCACCCATCTACATTATCCACCCTGAGAGCTCCTACAAGCACAGGCAGCAAATCACACGTGTTTTTGCACATGAAAATGACACACCACTTTCAATTCCCTTCACTCCTCTTCGGGGTCACAGATGGCTTTAATGCTCAAAGCTGTAAACATGGAAGCTAAAGTAGAATTCAGGGTGCTGCACACAGATGGTGTGAAGCTTATAGCCAAATAGATATTAATCTAGACAGGTATTGTTTGAgacaatgtctttttttttttccttccaaagGTTGTTAAAGTGAATTTATTGGTAAACTGCTCCTGAGAGGCCATGTATTGATCCAAAATTTGACGTCACCTTCATGAGCCAAAAATAGGATGGCACTGCACGCTTGGGACTTCATTAACATGCACGATGAAACATAGAGAAGGTAATGCAGTTCATTTCAGCTGCACTGAGGCTGAAACCGCAAAGCTCCAAAGATATGCATTCAAGTAAACAAGGAAGAGAGGAAATCCAATCTGCTGCATTAATATTTCATCAGatctgactcttttttttaaacaaattgatttaaactctaaagtaaaagcttttattCATGTCCATGTTGTTACGATTCCAGTCATTGAGCAGTTTGACTGATATAAAAACCATCGTTAAAGCCACTCTACTAATGGATTTAGTTGATCACGAAGGTGTTCCCAAATTTACCTTCAACCAGGAAATGATGCATCCCACTGTGTAACTTTAGTACGTAACTGAGTTCTATTGTggttgaacacatttttagcacCTTGAGTGATGTAAATATGTTCCGGTTTTGACAGTCAGTGTGaattgtttttagagttttgccCTAACTGTGCAGAGCCTCCCTCCTTAGCCTATTTCCCTTCCATCATGACTTTTacactttatttcattttaacctGAAGCCAACCTGACATTTCTCTCAATACTTTTGCTCTTTCTTAAGCAATGTTCATTTCCTTGTTTCTTTCACCTCCTCTAAGCTGTCATCCGTCTCCTCAGTGGATCTCTATTGTTGTAAACCCTTCAACCCTGCAGTAGTTTAAGGGCAAGAACAGGATGTGCCCGACATcattcttttgttgttgtgctttaaGATGAGATTTTAAGACATTTCTGACAATAACAACAGTTATTAACTAAAATACATGTGGGGATGGAAGTTTCTGTACATTTCCAAAATGATTTGTCaggaggtttttattttttttttcctcctcacagGGCAGTGATGCCTGGAATGGTGATGTTTCGGCGGCGCTGGTCAGTTGGCAGTGATGACCTGGTGTTGCCCgccctctttctttttttaatacactgCATTTGGTGAGTTACCATTTCATCtagatttctgatttttttttcattatcaaaATTTTGTGTAtagacattttttgtattaacttgttgtcttctttttttgtctcaggtTGGTTGTTCTTTCTGTGGTTCTCTTCGGCCTTCCGTATGGCTCAGAACAACCATGCTCTTTGACACTGGTGGATCATGGCCGAGGGTACCTGGGCATCCTGGTCAGCTGCCTTATATGTGAGAGCGCTATCATGTGGCTGAGCATGAGGGGCAGCATTTTGCACACCCAGCCCAGAGAAGCTGTGCAATATGTCATCTATATACGACTAAGTGagctctttttttccaaattctttttacttttttcaaatgtttttttaaaataatctttgcCCTTCTTATTTTTTCTAGCCATTCTGTTGGTTGAGCTAGCATATGCTGTAGTAGGAATTGCCTGGCTTGTCCAGTATTATCAGCCGTGCTCCGATGTCACAGCCAAAAACTTGGCATTAGGTAAGTAAAAATGACACCTGCTCTTTTATTTGCTCCTTTTTCTTTCAGGTACAATTTCAAATAATATCTCGACATTCTTTGCAGGCATTGTTGCATGCAACTGGCTGGTGATACTCAGCGTCTGCATCACCCTCATGTGCACCTTTGACCCGACGGGTCGTACGTTTGTAAAGCTGAAAGCAACACGCCGCCGACAGCGCAACCTCACCACATATACTCTCAGGTACTCACAGACACTTTCAATCCTCTTGAAGCGATTAACTCAGTTGTTGTTGGGCCTGCTAGTAAAAGCAGAAGCTGTCCTTAGAGTTCACTCTGACCTCATTTGATTGGTTTACTATAGTGACCTATTTGAGCCCCACccactatttttaaattttactaaaaataagttaaattagtaaaaaatccAGAACTCTGGAGACATTTagtgattttacaataaataaaaaacctttatgtttaaatgtaattgagATGTTGCTTTCTGGTGGATTAGCGAGAATTAGATAACAaaaactattgaaaaataaacttgaattgATGGGAGTATTTTTGCTTATCGGCTTTGGTTTTGTTGTAGCTCATGAATCAATCACACCTCACCTGCTTCTTAAACAGGTTCACTtgtggctaacattttttttttcctttcagacaTAGATTAGAAGAAGGCCAAGCCAGCAGCTGGAGCAGGAGGCTTAAGTTTTTCATGTGCTGCACAAGAGCCCAGGATACACAATCGGTGAGTCAGAAATTGTTGGAGTCTTTCTTTGCAATCGGactgaaaagagagaaaactaAAAGCAATTCATAGAAATCGATCCTGACTTGATTACCCAAGAGTGTGATAAATGGGAATGTTTTGgattaaatcaatttatgtgctttttttaaatgtactgttCTCAGTATAGAGAGATTCCAGGTAAAAAATAGcagttttgttaatttttaaaccagattataaaaaattatttgaatgggtttcaaatgaaaacattataGAATTCTTAATAGTGTGTACTCCAGTGAACAAATGTATTCAGAATGTAAATATTATTGTTGTCATGCACTAGTCTTGTAATCAGGGATTGTTGTAGGTGGATTTAACAAGCTTTTTACTTTCCATTGTTGTGGGGTATCAATAATATTGTgatagaaatacaaaaaaaaatgtctttgaaacCACAATTTTTAATTGCCTAATATAATTTCAGTTCATTTGCACAATGTCAACTCACAGGAGAGGTCACTACAAGCTAAagataataatacattttataataatgTGATCGCttagaatatttttaatcaaatctatgtattttttggtaaaatttgtaaaattatctaaataaaataatctttaagaggcctattatttattcaaaacaacctttttttttgctttgagatGTTAACAAGAAGgataaaatagtaaattattcagattttctatctttttttataGCTGTTACATTTATGTACCCAGATAAATATTCCACTTTCTTAAATATCCATTTTGTATTTCTATGTTGCTTCAAAACATTACATCTAGGATGCTTATTCGGAAGTGGCGAGCCTTTTTGCAGAGTTCTTCAGAGATCTGGACATTGTGCCCAGCGATATCATAGCTGGCCTGGTGCTCCTGCGCCAGCGACAAAGGGCTAAGAGGTCTGCCATCCTCGACCAGGTATGACTCTGggagaaaaagagaagaggCTGAAAAGATTCAAGCTATTTTGGAGGAAAATACCAGTCAACTATAACAAAtgattctgtgtttttctcCAAAGGCCAACAATGACATTTTAGCGTTCTTGTCGGGAATTCCTGTCACTCGCAACACTAAATACCTGGATTTGAAGAATTCGGTGAGGATCTCATTAAATTAAGCATGTTTAAAACAGTATATGTTGGAAATGTTCAGCTGAAATGATATCTGACTATATTAGCTCTCTTAGGAACAATTCTAAATCAGTAATGTGTGGGCTGCTGATCtgtatgctttttttccctcttgcaGACTGAGATGAACATGTACAAAGATGTGTGCTATTACATGCTCTTTGCCATGGCTGCGTACGGCTGGCCCATGTATCTGATGAGGAATCCTGCTTGTGGGTTGTGTCACCTCGCCAGCTCCTGCCCGTGAGCACTCAAACATACACCCGCACACTTTTATCTATTTGGTCTCTGGAGCCTCTTCTGTGCAGATCAAATATCACATGTGTCAACACTTGCCAAGTGGTAATCCACTGAGACATTAGGGATCTAGTTAGCCTCATTTGGTGACAAATACTTTCTCCCATGTTTCACATACCCAGATTTCCTGTACGGAGATGCAAATTCTATTTCATTTacggtttgtttttgtctgcttgtTGTGTTATCAGCTGCACGTCCGTTTCTGGCTCCCGGTTGTCTCAGTCAGTGACCGTGGAGGAGGACAACTGTTGCGGTTGTAATGTTCTTGCTATCCGCAGGCATTTCCTAGACAGGGATCTCAAGCAGGTCCACATTGTCTACACTTCCTGCCATGATGCTGTGAGTAATCCAATCTGATTAACTAGCAGTTTGTGGTGTTTGAGTTGTTATTATAATGATAGGCTTTGAATCTACTCTTCTGTTCGGTTATTTTACACCCAATATAACAATTTTAAGAACTCAAAGAGGCTGTTGTTGTTGCTAACCTATTGTATCCTCATCATGTACTTTAGGACTgacattattatttgttttcctgGCTCTTACAGCTCATACACATTAGAATgtcatccttttttatttgaaaaatcttgGATCATGTCCAAACAATGTTGAGACCAGCTCTTCTCTGATAGGTTAACTTGACTAATCCGACAtcaatcaacatttttactctgttatcttttgttttacttaaagtTTACACACAGGCAGGGTTGGTTACTTTTTCTTACCACAGACTTTCAGCCGACAATTGAAATACTTCCAAAGCTAGCAGCAACCAAGTGGTAAATCCAACCTCACGGTGCTCATCGTGCTGTCCTCCATGAAgcaatgcaaacacacaaagccTCTAAGGCTGATCCAGTGTCTgaaaagtaaaccattttcctGCTATAAATATCCTTCAAGACCCAGAAAAGAATCAGCCATTCTTCACAGCCAAGAAGACACTTCTTGggcattttgataaaaataacaagTTAGGTTTCACCTCTTTTAGGCAGCACTgcagaagtcttttttttctaatttcctcGGGTAAATGCTGCAGCAACCAACCCTGCTGTGAGCTGCTTTCTCCCCCTTCCACTTCAAGGTCATTTCGGGTAAAGAAACCGTTCCAAAGTCATACTCAAAAAGATGCCACACTCTGATTTTCAcctttaaagggcctataccatgattttcttaagcttttcagagtaaactatatcgaTAAGTATGattatatattacttttggaacATTTAAGAACACAAGattaatgaaatatgagttatttttcttAACTCTTTTTCTATCTAGAAGTAAgacgcctcgatctctgaggctccgcctttcgctccctGTGGGTGCCACCCAATTAATGACGTCCTTGGCAGTGTGTTGccgtttctcccacaaaaaccaacaaatttTGCAAAGGTGGATGTACATACTGTGTGTCTGCCATCAGCAGCTCCGGCCTTCatagacagaatggtgatggctaatgggttcatttgtggtgaaattataccagatgaacatttcagaattTGTTCAAATGACAAGAACATTGGattatgttctgattagcactggatGTGAAcgcttcttttctctttgaagcatcattaatGTCCGTATCAGACATCCCCATTGCTTTTATGcgaatcattttcctggagacttGCGCACCTTTCTGCCTTCCTcagtaatccatgttcaaacctgTTCTTCAAATTTGTCGCtcgctttttccaccaggaaatccGTTTGTCCCCCTTCTCCAGCCGTCTTCTATCACCTGTCTGCTTGCGCCATTCTCTAATACTTTGAAATCCACCTTAAATGTCGTGCAGATTCCTTACCAGAATATTTTTACCAACGCGCAAAATTTAAACGCTAAATCCAATTAGCGTTTCCTGGCCATTGTGAACGGATCAGAATACAGTTTtaaggttctttatagtgaagaatgaacaatataatgcacttaaaaactcaacaaGTTGAATTTTCaaggtatggcccctttaatagTAAAAGTAAATCTATTTACGCCAATTGATGCGAATGCACATTGAACCACTTCTGCTCCTAACTTGACCCAAATAAGCATCTACTTTAAAGCTAAACACAAgtaattattttgaatttcatgattggaAATAAAACCGCACAACAAAGGGGTTAATTGTCTTATAACGGCACATTCTGGAACCCCCTTAAGCAAAATGAATTGATACACCACAATGATCAGTTCAGTTATGCTTCATTCAATTTAATCTGATTAGTTGAATACGAATACTTTGTTATGAAATGAAGAAGATATTGAGTACTACATTCTGCTGCCTTGTTTGTAGTAAACGTGTGCTGTGAGGCTTCAGTATTTCAGCAGCTGCAGTTAGTAAACAAGAATGACCCACTGGTGGTCTTGTAGTTGGTTATAAATGTGCCCCAGGCTGGTAAGTAAATAGTAAATAGACTTCATTTGTACTGTGCCTTTCGACTCTCAGTGCAATATTTCAATTAAAGCCACACTCATTCATTCACTGACACACACAGGCCTTCAAGCAGCATTCTGGTGTGCCTTcagctttttcctcctcctcacttTAACATACATCCTTATTCACTGTCACATaactttaaattctgttttaggTCCAGATCACactgtaaattaattttttgaggaaaaaagtacaaaactaATAGCCCCATGACATTTGTCTGTTTTAGAAGCTTTTCTGTGGCACTTACaattggatcttttttttttttttatctcatctgttttaattggaaaataatgtaaaagttttgtttttttattatttcttaacCTCCATAGACTTTTTCCTGTAATTTAGAAGCTGTCAGAAATACATGGAAGTGCTGGGCATATATGCTGAACTTTTTCAAGGAGACAAAAGtaacagtttgatttattgtagaTGTGGGCCATTATTGCCACAGTCTCTGACTCATTTGTCTTTGggtcttcctgacacaaccctgcgCTTGCCACCACTGATTTGCAAAGTGGAGCGTTCCTCTGTGAGGTTAACTGATGCTGCCTCCAACTATAAATACACTGACTCCTGACTGTGAATCGAGCCAAGTTGAGAAATGTTTGATGACAGAGTCAGCAGAGTTGCTCTTGTTGCTGGGCTGTGAGTCAAATCACTGGTTCTTTCACACAACTGCTGTAGATTTATAATGCTGTTTTAGTGTGTATAAAGACTGTGGGGAAACATGCTTGTGTCGTCAAACTTGTGTAAAAGTGAAGGCAATGTAGTTTTTATTGCACTTCAGGTGGACACAGGCTATTTGAAGAAATGCATGAACTTTGACGGcatgaataaataatagtaattaaaGATAAATAGCATACGATCCAACATGAAATTATAAGAGtgcctcattaaaaaaataagaaggcAATAGAAAATACTAATAATTTGAGTTTGGCTTCAATATAGAAACATTTGATGAAGCTGCTTCCATCAAAACACCTGAAAGCAGCTTCACCTCTGTGGTTCTGACTGAGTTCTACTagctgattgctttcagcagaTCTCTGTCTTGGGTTTTAAACCACCAAAGTATCTGATAGTTATGTGGGTCCCACACCATTAAGTGATTTATAAACCAGCAGCAGTGTGAGGTCTTGAGAACAGGAATGATGTGGTCCGgtcttctggttctggttctggttcataGAAATGGGCAACCAGAGATGGTCCCACAGCTGCATTAAACAACATGGTCTGGAAAACAATATTGTCTCGTAAAGTCCTAAAGCTGTGCTAATCAACAAATTGGTTCAGCAAGCTCTTATCGCGTATAATTAGAATAATTGATtgacattaaaaacaagaatttaactttaacagttttttttttaatttgggatAGGAAATACAATATCACACATCTCACGatttgttcaggaaaaaaaagagatttaacaagacttcctttaaaaaatcaGTGAAGTGTAATATGTACCAAGTAAGAGTagtaaaataagtattttaacCTAAATCAGCTATCCAGCCATTACTGCAATTCCCAATAATTGAAGCCAGTGGTATCCAattgtacatttgtttttaataacgTCATATTCTTCTGCACACTAAGCCTTAAAGGACAATGGTTCAGTTCCTCAATTGCCAACTCCACAAGTTTCCGTATTCTTGGGCAAAAATGTCAAGCCTCAAGAGATTTCAAGAACTAGACAAGGAAGTATCTTTAAGTGTGTGCCAAgctgtaaaataaatacttttgaaTGTTGGGTCTGAGGCTGCAGTGCACTTAACCTAGAACGAGTTGACTCTGACTTATTTTGTGGCTCATTTGTAAATTGCTTTAGATAAAAGCATCCGGCTAATGGCTCAATGTAAATACAGATTTCCACACATATTCTGTGAAATGCTTGAAAGCTGTTTACGATAAAGAGTGATCTGTGCATGGGTCAATTTGGCTTGCAGTGTAGAGCACTCTGACTGgtcataaacacaaataaagtgtTACATGACTTCATGCAattttgattgattaaaaaactgcatttaaatcaaaatacaaatgcttaaaaaatgtaaaaatactgcTGTTGCTTAACAAAATTGATCATATTTATAGTATATATACTATACTTATCAATGTTATCAGAATTTAATATATTCCAGTAATGTTGTTTAGGTTGATGTACATACAAAAACCATCTacacataactttaaaaatcacatcCTGTCTTGCTTTTAgacttttaaagagtttttataaaaactgtttttatatcaCAAATTCATCCTTCTTTATACTTCAAATGACGCactactcttctttttttttcatttctattgtCACACAGGTTTACGAAACTCCATTTTTTGTGGCAGTGGACCACGCAAAGAAGAAAGTTGTTATCAGTATTCGAGGAACCCTTTCACCAAAggtaaactgcattttttgtcagttttaaatcataatttcaaTGTAACCAGAAAATCTTAGTTGACCCTACTCTAACCAGTGCCTCCAAACACCAACTCCTCCAGAGCAGGTGAAGTTGTCATGGTTCAGAACAGTGTTCTCAAACTCCTACACCCTTCACGTTAAGAGTGTGAGCGTGACTTACAGCTCCGAGTGAAATGTCCCGTTCTTTTTATTCAATGTAAGCACTGAGAAGGATCATTTGCAACTAAATTTGAACCCACAGTTAGTttggttttccagaaaaaacataacaaaatttaaatggaGGCCTGCTAAGAATTTTAGATTtagctgtctgtctgtttgggtctttcttgctttatttatctCTTTAAATTTGACTAGTTATGAAAATTTTCCAtgcttattttttgtgtttcaggatGCCTTGACTGATCTGACAGGAGACTCTGAACGTTTGCCTGTGGAGGAGCAGCATGGCACCTGGCTTGGCCACAAGGTCTGATGCAGACCTACATTCAATAGTCTCTCTGTGTTACAGCCTGGTCACTTTAAACATGTCAAAGATTtttaagttccactccgatcatcttttgagataTTTGCCTTGCCTTGTGTCTGCTCCAGATTTACaacgatttgaaaaaagaaacactcagaaatccagttttgagcttaactttttaaatgtcctccatcatgagataatgccactagaacatgttaaaaatagtgGTGTCAAATGAGCACATTAATCgggattaattaattacagacaaattgacgcttcatttaaatttttttattcatcatgttaatctaatttttaacCTATAACTAGTGTTGTGTTCTCAGTTATGAAAAACAAAGGTTCACTGGTTTACTTGCATGAACGCCTCTCAGATTTCTCCCAGTACAAGTCTCGTCTCTCTGACATCATTAATGTGCGACTTTGTAGTTCAAATGACACAAACAAGCCCACGACACCACAACCGTGATGTTATTGTATGGAATAAAGCCAGACGAGTGTTTATCATTAATTAATGGGGCATATGGAAGGCTAATTGTAGAGGATGGTAAACTGTGCAGTGAGGTTTGTCGACATGTGCTTTAGTATTAATATAACTTTGTGGTCAAAgagtttctattgtttttttgtttgtggacctgatgttttgttcttgtgttttttattgtctgttaTGTTAATATCACAAGTTTAAATGGAAATAtctcaaaattaggctttttttattgcgattaaaaatagattaatttgattaattatttacaagtcacgattaattaatcgcacacaaaaaataatgacatgatgtgttagaaacaccaaaaacacagtttaatccGCTAGTAGTAGTGAAATCTTTtatgtgaatgttttaaaaaatgttggtttgaaTGACTATACTCCATCCGCTTTGTGTCCCTTATTTCAGGGCATGGTTTACTCAGCTGAATATATTAAGAAGAAACTGGAGCAGGAAATGATCCTGTCACAGGCCTTTGGAAGAGACCTGGTAAGTGGATCAGCATGCTTGTCAAAGAGGAGCTGCCTCAGCAGCCGTCCTTGTTTTGGATCGTTGAGAATTTGTGTTAACATAATCCTAGTGCAATACTAGAAAGCTTTAATCTTTAACATGAGTGTAATTGTCCATACAGAAGTGTCT
It contains:
- the dagla gene encoding diacylglycerol lipase-alpha isoform X4, whose protein sequence is MEVSVHFQNDLSGGFYFFFPPHRAVMPGMVMFRRRWSVGSDDLVLPALFLFLIHCIWLVVLSVVLFGLPYGSEQPCSLTLVDHGRGYLGILVSCLICESAIMWLSMRGSILHTQPREAVQYVIYIRLTILLVELAYAVVGIAWLVQYYQPCSDVTAKNLALGIVACNWLVILSVCITLMCTFDPTGRTFVKLKATRRRQRNLTTYTLRHRLEEGQASSWSRRLKFFMCCTRAQDTQSDAYSEVASLFAEFFRDLDIVPSDIIAGLVLLRQRQRAKRSAILDQANNDILAFLSGIPVTRNTKYLDLKNSTEMNMYKDVCYYMLFAMAAYGWPMYLMRNPACGLCHLASSCPCTSVSGSRLSQSVTVEEDNCCGCNVLAIRRHFLDRDLKQVHIVYTSCHDAVYETPFFVAVDHAKKKVVISIRGTLSPKDALTDLTGDSERLPVEEQHGTWLGHKGMVYSAEYIKKKLEQEMILSQAFGRDLSKGTMHYELVIVGHSLGAGTAAILSFLLRPQYPNLHCYSYSPPGGLLSEDAMEYSKEFVTAVVLGKDLVPRLGLSQLEGFRRHLLEVLQKSNKPKWRIIAGGTKCIPKSELPVEDDDPQPAPPPNSRLWLHPSDLSIALSASTPLYPPGKIIHVVHNHPPETCCGQEEPTYSALWGDNKAFNEVIISPAMLNEHMPHMVMKGLNKVLEPFCPLPEQDNLEPEELGVIQPSCSTTLFTASQKDLEPSASASSSLIHLSSVASLTEPETVSVPLTVVSSSSLPVCESGSPPPAPLSDSTSASQPCLVAVPLFSNTTTTTHLEAIPVDNDSHIPPQTQSVPRVCHPFENVVTTPLPEALSNESHIENTPQEMQKASSQPSDNCRLHISNCNSDSVA